From one Cyanobacterium stanieri PCC 7202 genomic stretch:
- a CDS encoding hypothetical protein (PFAM: Protein of unknown function (DUF559)~COGs: COG2852 conserved hypothetical protein~KEGG: cyt:cce_2832 hypothetical protein~SPTR: DUF559-containing protein;~manually curated), whose amino-acid sequence MEQKQTMTDFFLPYNQKLIPRAKELRKNMTPAEKKLWSEYLSKAPMRFMRQRPIDNFIVDFYCAQARLIIEIDGEIHQQPNAIIYDKQRTAILESYGLKVIRFTNHQVLNNLPQVCDTIQENLIKKSPPY is encoded by the coding sequence ATAGAACAAAAACAGACCATGACAGACTTTTTCCTGCCCTACAACCAAAAACTAATCCCAAGGGCAAAAGAACTAAGAAAAAACATGACCCCAGCCGAAAAAAAACTGTGGTCAGAATACCTGAGCAAAGCACCCATGAGATTCATGCGCCAACGCCCTATAGATAACTTCATCGTTGACTTTTACTGCGCCCAAGCCCGACTCATCATCGAAATAGACGGCGAAATCCACCAACAACCCAACGCCATCATCTACGACAAACAAAGAACAGCCATCCTCGAGAGCTACGGCTTAAAAGTAATCCGATTCACCAACCACCAAGTCTTAAACAACCTCCCCCAAGTCTGTGACACCATCCAAGAGAATTTGATTAAAAAAAGTCCCCCTTACTAA